The following proteins are co-located in the Apium graveolens cultivar Ventura chromosome 5, ASM990537v1, whole genome shotgun sequence genome:
- the LOC141661400 gene encoding protein DESIGUAL 2 produces MALVMANSKNIGPFICLLIIVVDVIAGMLGIEAEISQNKVKQLRVWIFECRDPSYQAFKLGFAAALLLAFAHVLANMLGGCICMWSTEELDKSSSNKQLAVSSLVLSWIILVIAFSMLIAGALSNSHSRANCGVSHHRFLSIGGVLCFLHGLFAVAYYISATATLAEENKLHQAAPVTA; encoded by the exons atggcTTTGGTTATGGCTAATTCTAAGAATATTGGGCCATTCATATGCCTGTTGATCATTGTTGTAGACGTGATAGCGGGCATGCTTGGGATTGAAGCAGAGATATCTCAGAACAAAGTGAAGCAGTTGAGGGTATGGATATTTGAGTGTAGAGATCCAAGCTATCAAGCATTTAAGCTAGGATTTGCTGCAGCATTATTGTTAGCCTTTGCTCATGTTCTTGCTAACATGCTTGGGGGATGCATCTGCATGTGGTCCACCGAAGAGTTGGATAAATCATCTTCTAACAAACAATTGGCTGTTTCTTCTCTAGTGTTGTCATG GATTATTTTGGTTATTGCATTCTCAATGTTGATAGCGGGAGCCTTATCAAACTCTCACTCAAGGGCAAATTGTGGAGTGTCTCATCATCGTTTTCTATCAATAGGAGGGGTTTTGTGTTTCCTACATGGACTATTTGCCGTCGCATATTATATATCCGCAACAGCTACCCTTGCAGAAGAGAATAAATTACACCAAGCAGCACCTGTAACAGCATGA